A part of Pectinatus sottacetonis genomic DNA contains:
- the sdaAB gene encoding L-serine ammonia-lyase, iron-sulfur-dependent subunit beta, protein MGIFDIIGPVMIGPSSSHTAGAARIGLLAHYILKEQAINAAITFFGSFAKTYRGHGTDKAVIAGILGYSADDPAIRKAFHLAEEKNMNVQIYTSEAESPHPNTVQINLTSINGKLLSLIGVSLGGGRVSIRQINGFECDVSGESYTLLSVYDDQSGVVSLVSSFLAKESINISQMRVFRKGKHQQAVMIIDTDSRVSDTVVQKISLLPIMKSVIAIDPI, encoded by the coding sequence ATGGGAATATTTGATATAATCGGACCTGTAATGATCGGTCCTTCCAGTTCACATACAGCAGGAGCTGCGCGTATCGGCTTGCTTGCCCATTATATTTTAAAAGAACAGGCTATAAATGCCGCTATTACTTTTTTCGGTTCTTTTGCTAAAACATACCGTGGACATGGAACGGACAAAGCTGTCATTGCTGGTATATTAGGCTATTCTGCTGATGACCCAGCAATTAGAAAGGCTTTCCATCTTGCAGAAGAAAAAAACATGAATGTGCAGATTTATACGTCAGAGGCAGAAAGTCCCCATCCTAATACTGTACAAATCAACCTGACCAGCATTAATGGTAAATTATTATCGCTGATTGGTGTATCCCTTGGCGGCGGCAGGGTTTCCATAAGACAAATAAATGGCTTCGAATGCGATGTAAGCGGGGAATCTTATACCCTGCTGTCAGTTTACGATGATCAAAGCGGCGTAGTTTCTCTCGTTTCTTCTTTTTTAGCAAAAGAATCCATAAATATTTCCCAAATGCGGGTTTTTCGCAAGGGAAAACACCAACAGGCTGTTATGATTATAGACACAGACAGCCGTGTTTCTGATACAGTAGTACAAAAAATAAGTTTACTACCGATAATGAAATCTGTAATTGCTATAGATCCCATTTAA
- a CDS encoding AraC family transcriptional regulator, which yields MLTENYEKKGYLIQQFKVFRLKDHLGKIPFHYHEFHKIILFISGKVDYIIEGKSYPLVPRDIIFVSAGEIHRPIADERVAYERIVIYISLDFLDCYNRTGEKLSDCFLLARNRSSVMHLNPGKTHDILYHMEKLENNAYQQGFANELYTEILFIEFMILLNRALLSHEIDDMHIAVYDKKILPILQYINKNLFEELTIDALAEKFYMSRFYMMRRFKKATGYSIHQYIVNKRLLCSQNMLASDIPLTKICFDCGFHDYSTFSRAFKELFKQTPKQYRKKHYLNSREENR from the coding sequence TTGCTGACAGAAAACTATGAAAAAAAAGGCTATCTTATTCAGCAGTTTAAAGTGTTTCGTTTGAAAGACCACTTAGGGAAAATACCGTTTCATTATCATGAATTTCATAAAATAATTTTGTTCATAAGTGGTAAAGTGGATTATATAATAGAAGGAAAGTCTTATCCTTTGGTACCGCGAGATATAATTTTTGTCAGTGCGGGTGAAATCCACAGGCCGATTGCTGATGAAAGAGTAGCATATGAGAGGATAGTTATTTATATTTCACTAGATTTTTTGGATTGCTATAATAGAACAGGAGAAAAATTATCTGACTGTTTTTTGCTGGCACGCAATCGGTCAAGCGTTATGCATTTAAATCCTGGCAAAACGCATGACATATTGTATCATATGGAAAAATTAGAAAATAATGCCTACCAGCAGGGTTTTGCCAATGAGCTTTATACGGAAATATTATTTATTGAATTTATGATTTTATTAAACAGAGCATTGCTGAGCCATGAGATAGATGATATGCACATAGCAGTATATGATAAAAAAATTCTGCCTATATTGCAATATATAAATAAAAATTTATTTGAAGAACTAACAATTGATGCTTTAGCAGAAAAATTTTATATGAGCAGATTTTATATGATGCGGCGGTTTAAAAAAGCGACAGGTTATAGTATTCATCAGTATATAGTCAACAAAAGACTGTTATGTTCGCAGAATATGCTGGCAAGTGATATCCCCTTGACAAAAATATGTTTTGACTGCGGATTCCATGATTATTCTACATTTTCCCGGGCTTTTAAGGAGTTGTTTAAGCAAACACCAAAGCAATATCGAAAAAAGCACTACTTAAATAGTAGGGAAGAAAATAGATAA
- a CDS encoding MGDG synthase family glycosyltransferase, with protein sequence MTNILILTASVGNGHNKAAQSLREKFTGSGCDAVTVDFLETSYNMNKLFCNMYKQVLQHKPILFRSICQISENNKIGNIKYLLAAINSGSIGKIVGKYSPDVIICTHFFPLAAAAAYRKKYKAQFKLFAVVTDYVIHSVWQIENVDKYFIGHRSLCSQFGNNIRENDVIASGIPVGRYFLPMKVIKVNKKILVMTSLQSESSMMDIINIMKKMPCDINVIFITGHDIKRQQMLRHIAEHNKNFTIIGFTDQVASFMKNSDLIITKPGGITISEALAVGIPLLAYSPIPGIEESNAEFLQKNNLGYWAKNKKELYIMVQKFIKELPTRKKINKKMLQLKMSKAAEIIKDDILDYLAKKNKVA encoded by the coding sequence GTGACAAATATATTAATTTTAACGGCTTCAGTGGGAAATGGGCATAATAAAGCGGCTCAAAGTCTACGAGAAAAATTTACTGGGAGCGGGTGTGATGCAGTTACTGTTGACTTTTTAGAAACATCATATAATATGAATAAGTTGTTTTGCAATATGTATAAACAAGTCTTGCAGCATAAACCGATACTGTTTCGCTCTATATGCCAAATTAGCGAAAATAATAAAATAGGTAATATAAAATATCTTTTGGCTGCTATTAATAGCGGTAGTATAGGAAAAATAGTGGGAAAATATTCACCTGATGTTATTATTTGCACTCATTTTTTTCCCTTGGCAGCAGCTGCGGCATACAGGAAAAAATACAAAGCACAATTTAAACTTTTTGCAGTGGTCACTGATTATGTAATTCATTCTGTATGGCAGATTGAGAATGTAGATAAATATTTTATAGGGCATAGATCATTATGCAGCCAATTTGGAAATAATATCAGGGAAAATGATGTTATAGCATCAGGAATTCCTGTTGGCAGGTATTTTCTTCCGATGAAGGTAATAAAGGTCAATAAAAAAATTTTAGTAATGACAAGTTTACAGTCTGAATCCAGCATGATGGATATTATTAACATAATGAAAAAAATGCCTTGTGATATAAATGTGATATTTATTACAGGGCATGATATAAAAAGACAACAGATGTTAAGGCATATAGCCGAACATAATAAAAATTTTACAATTATTGGTTTTACCGATCAGGTTGCCTCATTTATGAAAAATAGTGATCTGATCATAACCAAACCAGGCGGGATAACAATATCCGAGGCATTGGCCGTAGGCATACCGCTTTTGGCATATTCACCAATTCCTGGGATAGAAGAAAGTAATGCTGAATTTTTGCAAAAAAATAATTTGGGATATTGGGCTAAAAATAAAAAAGAACTATATATAATGGTACAAAAATTTATTAAGGAATTACCAACAAGAAAAAAAATTAACAAGAAAATGCTTCAATTAAAAATGAGTAAAGCGGCAGAAATAATAAAGGATGATATTTTAGATTATCTTGCTAAAAAGAATAAGGTGGCTTAA
- a CDS encoding zinc dependent phospholipase C family protein yields the protein MRLSYYLSYVPIPNTLSIFMQRIVDNKSAPQELCLTHKFCNLQTLAIIKQHGDKRIIDILVQNFSNLQSGVVWADLNFKNINHFFNPYTKKGLWKFPSAAYFFIIYLTKAEQLIKQRNQQESFFYLGAALHLLQDMSVPHHVCGYLFNGHKNFEKWVQLHLPEFKTITYKPWNCCNDPVKLFINNAKFATEFISMVEDNNTENYFQVANILLPAAQIGSAALLEWFIKNKILPNKS from the coding sequence ATGCGTTTAAGTTATTATTTGAGTTATGTTCCTATACCTAATACATTATCAATATTTATGCAGAGGATTGTTGATAATAAAAGTGCTCCGCAGGAACTTTGTTTAACACATAAGTTTTGCAATTTGCAGACTTTGGCGATAATAAAACAGCATGGTGATAAAAGAATTATAGATATATTAGTACAGAATTTTAGTAATTTGCAAAGCGGAGTAGTATGGGCGGATCTTAATTTTAAAAACATTAATCATTTTTTTAATCCCTATACCAAAAAAGGGCTATGGAAATTTCCTTCAGCGGCATATTTTTTTATTATTTATTTAACTAAAGCCGAACAATTAATAAAACAAAGGAATCAGCAGGAAAGTTTCTTTTATCTTGGAGCAGCATTGCATTTGCTGCAAGATATGTCTGTGCCCCATCATGTCTGTGGATATCTTTTTAATGGACATAAAAATTTTGAAAAATGGGTACAGTTGCATTTGCCTGAATTTAAAACTATTACATATAAACCATGGAATTGTTGTAATGATCCAGTTAAGTTATTTATTAATAATGCAAAATTTGCCACTGAATTTATATCCATGGTAGAAGATAATAATACTGAAAATTATTTTCAAGTAGCAAATATCCTGTTGCCAGCCGCGCAGATAGGTTCAGCAGCATTACTGGAATGGTTTATAAAAAATAAAATTTTACCTAATAAAAGTTAA
- a CDS encoding thioesterase family protein, which yields MNITEKIKTGMTNTVYSLVSDENTAETFKSGTLPVYATPAMVALMEQASAELAEVLLPDEWTSVGISMNIAHLSASPVNIKISATATVTAIDDRKITYTITASDESGLIGKGTHERFVVNKTKFLQKAAHKLAKK from the coding sequence ATGAATATTACTGAAAAAATAAAAACTGGTATGACGAATACGGTGTATTCTTTAGTTTCTGATGAGAACACTGCCGAAACATTTAAGAGTGGCACTCTTCCTGTATATGCCACCCCCGCTATGGTTGCCTTAATGGAACAGGCATCTGCTGAACTAGCTGAAGTATTACTACCTGATGAATGGACTTCTGTAGGAATATCTATGAACATTGCCCATTTATCAGCATCTCCTGTAAATATAAAAATCTCAGCTACAGCTACAGTAACTGCTATCGATGATCGTAAAATAACTTATACTATTACAGCATCTGATGAATCTGGACTAATTGGCAAAGGCACTCATGAAAGATTCGTTGTAAATAAAACCAAGTTCTTACAAAAGGCGGCACATAAACTAGCGAAAAAATAA
- a CDS encoding permease has protein sequence MLQIIADTVVYNYLGLSVQSTLGQAVNFFVYDSIKIFLMLFIIIFFVSILRSYFPAERTKKLLSHRRQFFGNIAAALLGIVTPFCSCSAVPVFIGFIESGVPLGITFSFLIASPMVNEVAVIMLWGLLGWKIMMVYIISGLVIAIIAGIVIGKLKLERFVQDYVYEMKLGESEIPDQSLKERIYYALEYTKQIIKKIGLYVIIAIALGGFIHGYAPADLLVKYAGKDSIFAVPAAVLIGVPLYSNAAGIIPIISVLIQKGLSLGTALAFMMAVTALSFPEMIILRNVLKKQLLAVFVGILFISIMFTGYLFNFLM, from the coding sequence ATGTTGCAGATAATTGCTGATACAGTGGTATATAATTATTTAGGTTTATCAGTACAAAGTACATTGGGACAAGCTGTTAATTTTTTTGTTTATGATAGTATAAAAATTTTCCTAATGCTGTTTATTATTATTTTTTTTGTTTCTATTTTACGTTCTTATTTTCCTGCGGAAAGGACTAAGAAGTTACTTAGTCATAGAAGACAATTTTTTGGCAATATAGCAGCGGCACTTTTAGGGATAGTTACACCATTTTGTTCTTGTTCAGCGGTACCTGTTTTTATTGGTTTTATAGAATCAGGAGTACCATTGGGCATAACGTTTTCATTTTTAATAGCATCGCCAATGGTAAATGAAGTGGCTGTTATAATGTTATGGGGATTACTAGGTTGGAAAATAATGATGGTTTATATTATTTCTGGTTTAGTAATTGCTATTATAGCGGGAATTGTTATTGGAAAATTGAAATTAGAACGTTTTGTGCAGGATTATGTGTATGAAATGAAGCTTGGTGAATCGGAAATACCAGACCAGTCCTTAAAAGAAAGAATTTATTATGCTCTTGAATACACTAAGCAAATAATAAAAAAAATAGGGTTATATGTTATTATTGCAATTGCCCTGGGAGGCTTTATTCATGGATATGCTCCAGCAGATTTATTAGTAAAATATGCCGGGAAAGATAGTATTTTCGCGGTACCAGCAGCAGTATTGATAGGCGTGCCGCTATATTCTAATGCCGCAGGGATAATACCAATTATTAGTGTATTGATACAAAAAGGTCTAAGCTTGGGAACGGCACTTGCATTTATGATGGCAGTAACAGCACTCAGCTTTCCTGAAATGATAATATTGCGTAATGTATTGAAAAAACAGCTTTTAGCTGTTTTTGTAGGGATATTGTTTATAAGCATTATGTTTACAGGTTATTTATTCAATTTTTTGATGTGA
- a CDS encoding ArsR/SmtB family transcription factor gives MAEDIVVKLSADLFKTLGHPVRIKILHLLKNGELCVCEMIDKIDIEQSNLSQHLRMLKKQGLIDSRKNGQWVIYWITYPLVIDLLNTAEELLGKQINDSQSLLKFLK, from the coding sequence ATGGCAGAAGATATAGTGGTAAAATTATCAGCTGATTTATTTAAGACACTGGGGCATCCGGTGCGTATAAAAATTTTACACTTATTAAAAAATGGCGAATTATGTGTATGTGAAATGATAGATAAAATAGACATAGAGCAGTCTAATTTATCACAGCATCTGCGTATGTTGAAGAAACAAGGGCTGATTGATTCACGAAAAAATGGACAATGGGTAATATACTGGATAACTTATCCTTTAGTTATAGATTTACTTAATACTGCTGAAGAATTATTGGGGAAGCAGATAAATGACAGCCAAAGTTTATTAAAATTTTTAAAATAA
- a CDS encoding thioredoxin family protein, which produces MEIKILGMGCAKCQQMYKAAEQAVKETGVKAEITKIEDIKKIMEYGVMTTPALVIDKKVVVAGKVLSKDEIKKILS; this is translated from the coding sequence ATGGAAATCAAGATTTTGGGTATGGGGTGTGCAAAATGCCAGCAGATGTACAAAGCGGCAGAGCAGGCTGTAAAAGAAACAGGAGTGAAGGCTGAAATTACTAAAATAGAAGATATAAAAAAAATAATGGAATATGGGGTTATGACTACACCCGCACTGGTAATAGATAAAAAGGTGGTAGTTGCTGGAAAAGTTTTATCAAAAGATGAGATAAAAAAAATACTAAGCTGA
- a CDS encoding helix-turn-helix domain-containing protein, whose amino-acid sequence MKINYQEIGKRLKTARNNMHMTQQELADHMQVSVSYIKSTERGSKPSLKYLFTVVECCGVSFDWLLTGINIIEKNLQKKTTAELEEEKFFAVLHRIMHDPDPEIRIWAKIQIKRTFPEYFT is encoded by the coding sequence ATGAAAATTAATTATCAAGAAATAGGAAAAAGATTGAAAACAGCTAGGAATAATATGCATATGACACAACAAGAACTAGCTGATCATATGCAAGTATCTGTATCTTATATCAAAAGTACCGAACGAGGTAGTAAACCCAGTTTAAAGTATCTTTTTACTGTAGTTGAATGCTGTGGTGTATCTTTTGACTGGCTTCTTACAGGAATAAATATTATAGAAAAAAACTTACAGAAAAAAACCACTGCAGAACTGGAAGAAGAAAAATTTTTCGCAGTATTACACAGAATAATGCATGACCCTGATCCAGAAATACGCATCTGGGCAAAAATACAAATAAAAAGAACTTTTCCCGAATATTTTACATAG
- the speF gene encoding ornithine decarboxylase SpeF, with translation MKHLKIAYSPNAEKYFSTCRETILTGQTDYTDVAAVVLTNQESSYIKEINKTCFGIPIFLILLDDAPMSSEMIDKVYHVMDTVHFDAQFYNRQIETAAKQYEEGILPPFFKTLSEYVESGNAAFDCPGHQGGQFFRKHPAGRYLYDFFGENIFRSDICNADVKLGDLLIHEGPAAKAQKHAAKVFNADKTYFILNGTSTANKVVTNALLSPGDLVLFDRNNHKSIHQGALIQAGARPVYLETARNPFGFIGGIDDHCFEEDYLRKSIAKIDPEKAKEKRPFRLAIIQLGTYDGTIYNARQVVDRIGSLCDYILFDSAWVGYEQFIPMMKDCSPLLLELTAEDPGIIVTQSVHKQQAGFSQASQIHKKDSHIKGQKRYCNHKRFNNAFMLHASTSPFYPLFATLDVNAKIHEGAAGNRLWMDCVKMGIEARKTILKNCSMMKPFIPAYVNGKKWESYSTEEIANNLEFFNFLPGEKWHSFEGYGKNQYFVDPCKLMLTTPGIDRATGEYENFGIPATILANYLRENGVIPEKCDLNSILFLLTPAETATKLQNLVSQIVRFESAVKNNLPLQKVLPSIYNSNADRYKNYTIRQLCQEMHDFYKKNNVKNLQKNLFREKCFPQYNISPQDAQYALIRNHAELLPLSQIKGKTALEGALPYPPGIICVVPGEIWNDTAQRYFLTLEEGINRFPGFAPEIQGVYLKEESGKIHGYGYVLKE, from the coding sequence TTGAAACATTTAAAAATTGCTTACAGTCCAAATGCGGAAAAATATTTTTCTACTTGTAGAGAAACTATTCTTACCGGACAAACGGATTACACAGATGTTGCCGCTGTAGTTCTTACCAATCAAGAGTCTTCCTATATAAAAGAAATAAATAAAACTTGTTTTGGCATTCCAATTTTTCTAATTTTGCTCGATGATGCACCGATGTCTTCAGAAATGATAGACAAAGTATACCATGTTATGGATACGGTACATTTTGATGCGCAATTTTACAATCGCCAGATAGAAACTGCTGCCAAGCAATATGAAGAAGGAATTCTCCCACCGTTTTTTAAAACATTATCGGAGTACGTTGAGAGCGGCAATGCAGCTTTTGACTGCCCGGGCCATCAGGGGGGCCAGTTCTTTCGAAAACATCCTGCCGGAAGATATCTTTATGATTTCTTTGGGGAAAATATTTTTCGCTCAGACATCTGCAATGCAGATGTAAAACTTGGTGATCTCTTAATACATGAAGGGCCTGCCGCTAAAGCACAGAAACACGCGGCTAAAGTTTTTAATGCCGATAAAACTTATTTTATTCTTAACGGCACTTCTACTGCTAATAAAGTGGTCACTAATGCTCTCTTATCGCCAGGCGATCTCGTATTATTTGACCGTAACAACCACAAATCAATACATCAGGGGGCTCTTATCCAAGCCGGAGCACGTCCTGTGTATCTTGAAACCGCACGTAATCCGTTTGGATTTATCGGCGGCATTGATGACCATTGCTTTGAAGAAGATTATTTGCGAAAATCAATAGCAAAAATCGATCCAGAAAAAGCAAAAGAAAAAAGACCGTTTCGTCTAGCAATTATCCAGCTAGGGACCTATGATGGTACTATTTATAATGCCCGTCAGGTCGTTGACCGAATCGGTTCGTTATGTGATTATATTTTATTTGACTCTGCATGGGTGGGCTATGAACAATTTATTCCTATGATGAAGGATTGTTCACCACTTTTGCTTGAACTAACAGCTGAAGATCCAGGTATTATTGTTACTCAGTCAGTACACAAACAACAAGCTGGATTTTCACAGGCTTCCCAGATTCACAAAAAGGATAGTCATATAAAGGGGCAAAAAAGATATTGTAATCATAAGAGATTTAATAATGCTTTTATGCTCCATGCTTCGACTAGCCCGTTTTATCCACTTTTTGCCACACTCGATGTTAATGCAAAAATCCATGAAGGTGCTGCCGGAAACAGACTTTGGATGGACTGTGTAAAAATGGGTATAGAAGCACGTAAGACTATCCTAAAAAACTGTTCTATGATGAAACCTTTTATTCCTGCTTATGTCAATGGTAAAAAGTGGGAAAGTTATTCGACAGAAGAAATAGCTAATAACTTGGAATTCTTTAATTTCCTGCCTGGAGAAAAATGGCATTCATTTGAAGGCTACGGTAAAAATCAATATTTTGTTGATCCCTGCAAATTGATGCTTACAACTCCGGGAATAGATCGTGCAACTGGAGAATATGAGAACTTTGGGATACCAGCTACTATTCTTGCTAATTATTTGCGGGAAAATGGTGTCATACCAGAAAAATGCGATTTGAATTCTATTTTATTTCTTTTGACTCCAGCGGAAACTGCCACTAAGTTGCAGAATCTCGTTTCCCAGATAGTGCGCTTTGAATCAGCTGTAAAAAACAATCTGCCACTGCAAAAAGTGTTGCCATCAATTTATAATAGCAATGCTGACCGTTATAAGAATTATACAATACGGCAGCTTTGTCAGGAAATGCATGATTTTTACAAAAAAAATAATGTGAAAAATTTGCAAAAAAATCTATTTCGTGAAAAATGTTTTCCTCAATATAATATTAGTCCGCAAGATGCGCAATATGCTCTTATCCGCAACCATGCCGAACTGCTTCCTTTAAGTCAGATAAAAGGAAAGACTGCACTTGAAGGTGCATTGCCTTATCCTCCAGGAATTATCTGTGTAGTTCCCGGAGAAATATGGAATGATACTGCACAACGCTATTTCCTTACATTGGAAGAAGGTATCAACAGATTCCCAGGATTTGCACCTGAAATCCAAGGCGTTTACTTAAAAGAAGAATCTGGCAAAATACACGGCTATGGATATGTCCTGAAGGAATAA